The genomic window CCTTCCGGTACTCTGATATAAATTACTTTTTTCGCATCAATATCAAAGACTTTCGGTATTAAATAAAGCGGCGGATACATTTTTTGCGGATTATTGATTACCGTAGTAAATTCTTTAATCACTTTATCTACTTTATCTTCACTAACACCAACAATCTCTCTTTTGTCATTTACACCAAGTAAAACATGTCCTCCATTTCTATTATTGAAAGAGCATATTGTATCAAAGACATCTTTAGTTAAAGCATTCTTGGATTCTTTAAATTCGACATCTATTTTTTCGCCATTTTGAATGAGGTGATTTATCTCTTTAGAATTCATGTCTACCCTCCCATATTCACTAAAAATCGTCTGTATACATCTTAAAATACTTCAACGCATCCAAAATAGCTTCTTACTTTTCAATTGGACACTGTGGTCTTTTCTGTTTCTTACTTTTAGACATATTATAATGTTCCTTAACATCTAAACCATATTTTCTCTTCACTTGCGAATATGAAGTGTTGACATCTTAAACCCATACTTTTTCAAAAAATAAGTTTTAATTTATTCATAAGTTGCTTTACTATCCGCACAGGTAATATCCATCTCGTCAAGTGGAAGCTTAATACTAATATGTCATTTTGAGCCTAGTTTGGAAAGCAACACGATTGCCTCAACGTGGGTTGAGAGAACGGGTAGTATAGCTACACTTTTTTGAGTGCACACTATGAATAGTGGGTGCACTTTTTAACGATAGGAAAGGCTATCGTTAAAAGACTTAAGATTGGCTTAATAACAACGTTTACATTACAATTGTTCCAGTTGTTTAGTCTGGCCTCTTCTCACGTAGATAACCGCGAGTATTTGAACTTCTTTTCTACTATCATCAACACAAAAATAAACGTAATAATTTTTTACGCGTATTCTTCTAAAACCAAGCTCACCCCACGGCTGCTCATCTATACACTTCACACGATAAGGCATCGTCTGCAAAGACATCATTTCCGCTTTTAGTAGCTCGAGTACTCTTTTAGCTACCGTCGGTTCTTTTAACTCCGTGGCAATATATTCTCGGATAAGTGCAAGATGCTCTTTCGCCTGACGAGTAACTTTTACCTTATACTCATCCATTAAAGACCTCGTTCAAGCTCTTCAAAAACATCATCTATCGGATAACTATCGCCACAAACCGCCTGATCATAACCTTTAACCATCAACGCGTTAAACGTTTTCTCGTCCATATCATCTTGTGCCGGAAGTGACTTTGGAATAGTAAGCGAAAACGGAATACCCTTATTAAGAATGATTTGACGATAAAACATGTCAATAGCAGTAGCCCTAGGAATTCCAATAGTTTCCAGAATCTGCTCCGCCTGCTGCTTAATATTTTCTTGTATTCTCACATTCACATTCGCTGTTTTAGTAACTGCCATATCAATCAACCTCCATACACTCATCATAAAATACTGTATCGCATATTGCAACACATTTGCACGAATGGGATTTTTTGACTGTCATACACGATTTTTATGTTCGCATTACTGCATCAGATAGCACGATCAAGCGCCGTGATGGTGGGAAGCCCCGCTTATTTTCTCGTTTGAGTTTGAACATAAAAATAGCAGATAAAGGGAAGGAAATGAATTTACACCACTTTTAGGACTTGACCTATGAAATAATTAATAGTTCCATTTTCAATCAATATATAAAGACCGAGTCCAATAAACACGACAGGTACAATTACTTTTTCGTACTTTTCCACAGTCTCTCCGATAGCAGAAATTGAGGCGAGATTTTGAGATAATTTGCATAGAATCAAAATCCCTAAGGCAAATATTACTAAACTTATACTAATCTCAATCAAACTCTTTCCTGTAAAATAGGGGATATAAATTCCTAAATTATCTCCACCCATTGCCACTGT from Gardnerella vaginalis ATCC 14018 = JCM 11026 includes these protein-coding regions:
- a CDS encoding type II toxin-antitoxin system RelE/ParE family toxin — translated: MDEYKVKVTRQAKEHLALIREYIATELKEPTVAKRVLELLKAEMMSLQTMPYRVKCIDEQPWGELGFRRIRVKNYYVYFCVDDSRKEVQILAVIYVRRGQTKQLEQL
- a CDS encoding type II toxin-antitoxin system RelB/DinJ family antitoxin; translated protein: MAVTKTANVNVRIQENIKQQAEQILETIGIPRATAIDMFYRQIILNKGIPFSLTIPKSLPAQDDMDEKTFNALMVKGYDQAVCGDSYPIDDVFEELERGL